The proteins below come from a single Peromyscus eremicus chromosome 22, PerEre_H2_v1, whole genome shotgun sequence genomic window:
- the Supt7l gene encoding STAGA complex 65 subunit gamma, with protein sequence MLRYWGEIPIPSGQTNRSSFDLLPREFRLVEVHDPPLHQPSANKPKPPTMLDIPSEPCSLTIHTIQLIQHNRRLRSLIATAQTQNQQQTEGVKAEESDPLPSCPGSPPLPDDLQPLDCKNPNAPFQIRHSDPESDFYRGRGEPVTELSWPSCRQLLYQAVATILAHAGFECANESVLETLTDVAHEYCLKFTKLLRFAVDREALLGQSPFPDVMEQVFHEVGIGSVLSLQKFWQHRIKDYHTYMLQISKQLSEEYERIVNPEKATEDTKPVKIKEEPVSDITFPVSEELEADLASGDQSLPIGVLGTQSERFPSNLEVEASPQASGAEVNASPLWNLAHVKMEPQESEEGNVSGHGVLGSDVFEEPMSGMSEAGIPQSPEDSDSSYGSHSTDSLMGSSPVFNQRCKKKMRKI encoded by the exons ATGTTGAGATACTGGGGAGAGATACCAATCCCGTCAGGACAGACCAACAGAAGTTCCTTTGATCTGCTCCCACGGGAGTTCCGCCTGGTGGAAGTCCATGACCCACCCCTGCACCAGCCCTCAGCCAACAAGCCCAAACCCCCCACCATGCTGGACATCCCCTCAGAGCCATGCAGCCTCACCATCCATACCATTCAGTTGATCCAGCACAACCGACGTCTTCGCAGCCTGATTGCCACAGCTCAGACCCAGAATCAGCAGCAGACGGAAGGTGTAAAGGCCGAAGAGAGTGaccctcttccctcctgcccTGGGTCACCTCCTCTCCCTGATGACCTCCAGCCTTTGGATTGTAAAAATCCCAATGCACCATTCCAGATCCGGCACAGTGACCCAGAGAGTGACTTTTACCG CGGAAGAGGGGAACCTGTGACTGAGCTCAGCTGGCCCTCCTGCCGGCAGCTCCTCTACCAAGCAGTGGCCACAATCCTGGCCCATGCAGGCTTTGAGTGTGCTAATGAAAGTGTCCTGGAGACCCTAACCGACGTAGCGCACGAGTACTGCCTAAAGTTCACCAAGTTGCTGCGCTTTGCCGTAGACCGGGAGGCCCTGCTGGGACAGTCCCCTTTCCCTGATGTAATGGAGCAGGTGTTCCATGAAGTAGGGATTGGCAGCGTGCTCTCCCTCCAGAAGTTCTGGCAGCATCGCATCAAGGACTATCACACTTACATGCTACAG ATTAGTAAGCAGCTCTCTGAAGAGTATGAAAGGATTGTCAATCCCGAGAAGGCCACGGAAGACACTAAACCTGTGAAGATCAAGGAGGAACCTGTGAGTGACATCACGTTTCCTGTCAGTGAGGAGCTGGAAGCTGACCTTGCTTCTGGAGACCAGTCCTTACCCATTGGAGTCCTCGGGACTCAGAGTGAGCGCTTCCCATCCAACCTGGAGGTGGAGGCTTCGCCACAGGCTTCAG GTGCAGAAGTAAATGCTTCTCCTCTTTGGAACCTGGCTCATGTGAAAATGGAGCCTCAGGAAAGTGAAGAAGGCAACGTGTCTGGGCATGGGGTGTTGGGCAGTGACGTCTTTGAGGAACCAATGTCGGGCATGAGTGAAGCTGGAATCCCGCAGAGCCCCGAGGATTCGGACAGCAGCTATGGTTCCCACTCCACGGATAGCCTCATGGGGTCCTCCCCCGTTTTCAACCAGCGCTGCaagaagaagatgaggaagattTAA